A genomic segment from Vagococcus zengguangii encodes:
- a CDS encoding tyrosine-protein phosphatase, with amino-acid sequence MIDLHCHILPGLDDGAQNMEDSLAMARKAVASGITHILCTPHRNGKYQNSKADIIEAVINLQSVLDEEHIPLTLFEGQEVRISGDLMQEYEAGLLLGTDVSDRYMLIEFPTQDVPLYSERLFFEMLTKGITPVIVHPERNSVFIEEPNKLIPFIEMGVLTQMTAPSYVGVFGKKIQKVSEQMLTHNLIHMMASDAHNLKTRDFYLEEAFTKLRKEYGKAKAYEFEQVAKALINGDDVQIPAYQEIKKKRFGLF; translated from the coding sequence ATGATTGATTTACATTGTCATATTCTTCCTGGTTTAGATGATGGTGCTCAAAATATGGAGGATTCACTAGCGATGGCGCGCAAAGCGGTTGCTAGTGGTATCACCCACATTTTATGTACGCCCCATCGTAATGGGAAGTATCAAAATAGTAAGGCGGATATTATAGAAGCGGTTATAAACTTGCAGTCCGTCTTAGATGAAGAACACATACCGTTAACGCTCTTTGAAGGACAAGAAGTCCGTATCTCGGGAGACTTGATGCAAGAGTACGAAGCCGGCTTATTACTGGGGACGGACGTTAGTGACCGTTATATGTTGATTGAATTTCCGACGCAAGATGTACCACTATATTCAGAGCGGTTATTCTTTGAGATGCTTACGAAAGGGATAACGCCGGTTATCGTTCATCCAGAACGTAACAGTGTCTTCATTGAAGAGCCTAATAAATTGATTCCGTTCATTGAAATGGGTGTCTTAACCCAAATGACGGCGCCAAGTTATGTTGGAGTGTTCGGAAAGAAAATCCAAAAGGTTTCTGAACAAATGTTAACGCATAACTTAATCCATATGATGGCCAGTGACGCACACAACTTGAAAACACGTGACTTCTATTTAGAAGAAGCGTTTACTAAACTACGTAAAGAATACGGCAAAGCCAAAGCCTATGAGTTCGAACAAGTAGCCAAAGCGTTAATTAACGGGGATGACGTGCAAATACCAGCTTATCAGGAAATAAAGAAAAAAAGGTTTGGATTATTTTAG
- a CDS encoding CpsD/CapB family tyrosine-protein kinase has product MKNKQVSNVTKPVSLITLSDSSSPVSEQYRTIRTNIQFSITDRNLKTLVVTSSGPGEGKSTTSANLAVVFAKSGMKVLLVDADMRKPTVAKTFNLMNHTGLSTLLAEGGTVLSNYTQSTLMDNLDVMTSGTKPPNPSEMLGSRRMQEAMELMKQHYDLVIFDMPPIVAVTDAQIMSSVVDGTILVVREGVSNKKAVQKAAQLLDMANANVLGAIYNGAERSSDQGYYYYYGTDK; this is encoded by the coding sequence ATGAAAAATAAACAAGTGAGTAACGTAACCAAACCGGTTAGCCTGATTACACTTTCTGATAGTTCATCACCAGTGTCAGAACAATACCGTACGATTAGAACGAATATTCAGTTCTCCATTACGGATCGCAACTTAAAAACATTAGTCGTAACCTCATCAGGTCCTGGTGAAGGGAAATCCACTACTTCAGCAAATTTAGCGGTAGTGTTCGCTAAATCAGGGATGAAAGTCTTGTTAGTCGATGCCGATATGCGTAAACCAACTGTTGCAAAAACGTTTAATTTAATGAACCATACAGGTTTAAGTACGTTATTAGCCGAAGGTGGTACGGTTTTATCAAATTATACACAATCGACATTAATGGATAATTTAGATGTGATGACTAGTGGCACAAAACCACCTAATCCCTCAGAGATGCTAGGTTCTCGTCGCATGCAAGAGGCGATGGAGTTAATGAAACAACACTATGATTTAGTTATCTTCGATATGCCACCAATCGTAGCGGTAACGGATGCTCAAATTATGTCATCTGTTGTTGATGGTACAATTCTCGTTGTGCGTGAAGGCGTGTCAAACAAAAAAGCCGTGCAAAAAGCAGCGCAATTATTAGATATGGCTAACGCTAATGTATTAGGCGCTATTTATAATGGAGCAGAACGTTCTAGTGATCAAGGGTATTACTATTACTACGGAACAGATAAATAA
- a CDS encoding YveK family protein — protein MEETISLQEIFTILKKRLGMILTIFFVMVGITSFVTFFVMDKQYSSSVQLIAKLPTNEGQNSNINDVNFNLQMINTYKDFINSNVVLEDVQTVLEDEINYTGDISQIRGMLSVEQNTNSQMFTIKATTEDPKLAQLTANTVSEVFQEKSVDLLSIDKVSIMSQAPLNTNPVSPNTKLNLLIGSVLGLMLGAGLAFLLELLDKTVKDQRYIEDIIGMPVLGVIPEMTDKELKAKVQLNPKDSINTEMKRTRRARV, from the coding sequence ATGGAAGAAACAATTAGTTTACAAGAAATATTTACTATTTTAAAGAAAAGATTAGGCATGATTCTAACCATCTTCTTTGTAATGGTAGGTATTACAAGTTTCGTGACGTTCTTTGTCATGGATAAACAATACAGTTCATCAGTTCAATTGATTGCTAAATTGCCTACCAATGAAGGGCAAAATAGTAATATCAATGATGTGAACTTTAACTTACAAATGATTAATACGTATAAAGATTTTATTAATTCAAATGTGGTCTTAGAAGATGTGCAGACTGTCCTGGAAGATGAAATTAACTATACAGGTGACATCAGCCAAATTCGTGGTATGTTGTCTGTTGAGCAAAACACTAATTCGCAAATGTTTACGATTAAAGCTACGACTGAAGATCCTAAATTAGCGCAGTTAACAGCTAATACAGTTTCGGAAGTTTTCCAAGAAAAGTCGGTTGATCTATTGTCAATTGACAAAGTTAGCATCATGTCGCAAGCCCCATTGAATACTAATCCAGTCTCACCAAATACAAAATTGAATTTATTAATCGGTAGTGTATTAGGCTTAATGCTTGGGGCAGGTTTAGCCTTCTTATTGGAATTATTAGATAAAACCGTTAAAGATCAACGCTACATTGAAGATATTATAGGAATGCCTGTATTAGGAGTTATTCCAGAAATGACGGATAAGGAATTAAAAGCAAAAGTTCAACTTAATCCAAAAGATAGTATCAATACTGAGATGAAACGCACGCGTCGTGCGAGAGTCTAG
- a CDS encoding GNVR domain-containing protein, whose amino-acid sequence MLNIDKVSILSEATLNRQPVSPNTKLNLLIGTILGLMLGLGISFILKLLDKTVK is encoded by the coding sequence GTGCTGAATATTGATAAAGTTAGCATTTTGTCAGAAGCAACACTTAATCGACAACCTGTCTCACCAAATACCAAATTAAACTTATTAATAGGTACAATCCTAGGTTTAATGCTTGGCCTTGGTATTAGCTTCATATTAAAACTGTTGGACAAAACAGTTAAGTAG
- a CDS encoding Wzz/FepE/Etk N-terminal domain-containing protein, protein MEEVIKLEDILKVVKKRALGIVSASLLGLGTAAVISYFVMEKQYTSEVQMIAKLPSANNEQMNSNLNDVNFNLQMINTYKDMMG, encoded by the coding sequence ATGGAAGAAGTAATAAAGTTAGAGGATATTCTTAAGGTAGTAAAGAAACGGGCACTTGGCATTGTGAGTGCAAGTTTATTGGGGTTAGGAACCGCAGCTGTTATAAGTTATTTTGTGATGGAAAAACAATATACCTCTGAAGTGCAGATGATTGCCAAGTTACCATCAGCTAATAATGAACAAATGAATAGCAATCTTAATGATGTGAATTTCAACCTACAAATGATTAATACGTATAAAGACATGATGGGATAG
- a CDS encoding histidine phosphatase family protein, with protein MADKQLVNIYLMRHGMTMLNTSNSVQGWADSPLTPDGERASEYAGFGLKDVSFDAIYSSDSGRAMQTAQHVMSENTATVNWSLTTEKGLRELCFGSFEGRSNDDLWEVLLAEAAEEEINEMDMPTFVDAMAHHEAQLRPPHANTWPSENYSMFTKRLSQSFYKIGAKALDNDHHNILVVSHGLSIQATLEALTDTPADFNNMAVNNSVTHLQFDGEQFHLARYNDTSYLETGRQTFEES; from the coding sequence GTGGCAGATAAGCAGTTAGTCAATATTTATTTAATGCGTCATGGGATGACCATGTTAAACACGTCAAACAGTGTACAAGGATGGGCGGATTCACCGCTTACGCCAGATGGTGAACGTGCTAGTGAATATGCTGGCTTTGGTTTGAAAGATGTATCATTTGACGCTATCTACAGTAGCGATAGTGGACGTGCGATGCAGACGGCTCAACACGTCATGAGCGAAAACACCGCTACCGTCAACTGGTCATTAACAACTGAAAAAGGCCTGCGCGAGCTATGCTTCGGTTCATTTGAAGGTCGTTCGAACGATGACTTATGGGAAGTGTTACTGGCTGAGGCAGCCGAGGAAGAAATCAATGAAATGGACATGCCAACCTTTGTCGATGCGATGGCGCACCACGAAGCACAACTACGTCCACCTCACGCTAACACATGGCCATCAGAAAATTACTCAATGTTTACTAAGCGTTTGAGTCAGAGTTTCTACAAAATTGGGGCTAAAGCTCTGGACAATGATCATCATAATATCTTAGTTGTATCACACGGCTTAAGTATTCAAGCAACACTTGAAGCCCTAACCGATACACCAGCCGACTTTAACAATATGGCAGTCAACAACTCTGTCACCCATCTACAATTCGATGGCGAGCAATTCCATTTAGCGCGTTATAACGATACCAGTTATTTAGAAACTGGCCGTCAAACCTTTGAAGAGAGTTAA
- a CDS encoding NlpC/P60 family protein → MKKIVLGIILGSFFVNSGLAIATEQTSDSSSDIEIDTSAISSTLETISATINSEVETSSTVEESMTSETSVEATSDSSAVNSSDSMRTTATNTATVNSEDTMSTETNANVSADDALYQQYLNDNRRDVMSYDEYQAFTMAMSPKANLRTMSATNTQEIINRATGERKQIVAKALNYLGSGYTQVYPDRLGIKAFDCSGLTYRVYKEVLNRDIGSYTLPQESSGTQIAVKDAKPGDLLFWGNRGATYHVAIYLGNSQYIHAPNYGQTVNVSPIYWNEFPPSFALRMNLKESNTINLNDYWTTSPGKVVNLKAIDYYRSPEFSSSTRVGTYALATRLDVSGVVKNKTGVPVLKLKNGYYVMAERYWMQKFTYASMKTTKYSISTDKTTLYKNITLMTAKSNSSRGKVFNVKGKYVLENGAVIYSLYNKNNTWAGYILNKDMIPVKYTSWNKKVVITKKNYSSYKDLFFSGKKISNTSSHLNKQYTAKGYYVLGNGRKYLSLYDKNNKWYGYLNANATKTVK, encoded by the coding sequence ATGAAAAAAATTGTTTTAGGGATAATATTAGGGAGTTTCTTTGTGAATAGCGGTCTTGCCATTGCTACTGAGCAAACTAGCGATTCATCTTCAGATATAGAAATCGACACGAGCGCTATAAGCTCGACACTTGAAACGATTTCAGCGACTATTAATTCGGAAGTTGAGACTTCTTCTACAGTCGAAGAATCGATGACGAGTGAAACAAGCGTGGAAGCAACTAGTGACAGTTCGGCTGTTAATTCTAGTGATAGCATGAGGACAACAGCGACCAATACGGCTACGGTTAATAGCGAGGACACGATGTCAACTGAGACCAATGCTAACGTGAGTGCTGATGATGCGTTATATCAACAGTATTTAAACGATAATCGACGTGATGTGATGTCATACGATGAGTATCAAGCCTTCACTATGGCTATGAGTCCAAAAGCCAACCTACGAACCATGTCAGCAACCAACACGCAAGAAATTATCAATCGTGCAACTGGTGAGCGTAAACAAATTGTCGCTAAAGCTCTAAATTATTTAGGTTCAGGTTATACACAAGTCTACCCTGATCGTTTAGGGATTAAAGCTTTTGATTGCTCTGGTTTGACTTATCGTGTTTATAAAGAAGTATTAAACCGTGATATCGGTTCGTATACACTCCCGCAAGAGTCTTCTGGTACACAAATTGCGGTAAAAGATGCAAAACCTGGTGATTTACTATTTTGGGGAAATCGTGGTGCTACTTATCATGTAGCCATATATCTAGGAAATAGTCAGTACATCCATGCGCCAAATTATGGCCAAACGGTCAATGTTTCACCTATTTATTGGAATGAGTTTCCACCAAGCTTTGCCCTACGTATGAATTTGAAAGAAAGCAACACGATCAACTTAAACGATTATTGGACAACCTCTCCAGGTAAAGTCGTGAATTTAAAAGCGATTGATTATTATCGTTCACCAGAGTTTTCTTCATCTACGAGAGTTGGCACTTACGCACTAGCAACACGCCTAGATGTCTCCGGTGTTGTCAAAAATAAAACAGGAGTTCCTGTCTTAAAATTAAAAAATGGTTATTATGTGATGGCCGAACGCTATTGGATGCAAAAATTTACGTATGCATCGATGAAGACGACAAAGTATAGTATTTCAACAGATAAAACGACACTTTATAAGAATATTACGTTGATGACCGCAAAATCTAATAGCTCACGTGGAAAAGTCTTTAATGTCAAAGGAAAATATGTGTTAGAAAACGGTGCTGTAATCTACTCACTTTACAACAAAAACAATACATGGGCCGGTTATATTTTAAATAAGGATATGATACCCGTTAAATACACGAGTTGGAACAAAAAAGTTGTAATCACAAAGAAAAACTATTCATCGTATAAAGATTTATTCTTTAGTGGTAAGAAAATTTCTAATACAAGTAGCCATCTCAACAAACAATACACTGCCAAAGGCTACTACGTACTTGGTAACGGACGTAAGTATCTATCGCTATATGACAAAAATAATAAGTGGTATGGCTATTTGAATGCTAATGCTACAAAGACTGTTAAATAG
- a CDS encoding Ltp family lipoprotein yields the protein MKRITGISLSALLLLSAPLQTLTTEAATSGLNTISNVSQPPIEQPEESESLVPDESNEPSESEMPETSLEEASSQTEEAGTTTNEPETSTEESTNTLGEETSTEATTEDTESSSETEEVISYQIENLAGTYVTILSTKLTIFDDLTQAFANQGGLTTTEYYLQTLRLTQLITNQAGEEVYLIADQNNDTIGYAQAESLTQRGAEGEMLELDKPIYVKVTSKSYPSYKDFAWTKYFEPAQLANKKFEVKEYYNHYNTNIYYALFDGPTFYGYINKNSTTKVAENEKPQGDYIKFGKYVTVSKSGYNTWQNFSWKQKHANSKVANKTYLAKGKYTHANGSTYYSLYDNNGKWLGYINAKGAKVADGKQGTYISDGSYVTISKKNYDIWSNFSWKKKASSNSYLNQMFIAKGRYVHFNGATYYSLYYPNGKWLGYVNSNATSKEVPRAYRTALDKAYEYLDFIPFSKAGLYDQLIYEEYTAAQAQYAVDHVKVNWNDQALMTAWMYLEIFDFSDQELYDQLIYEGFTDK from the coding sequence ATGAAAAGAATTACGGGTATTTCTTTATCAGCGCTGTTACTGTTATCCGCTCCTTTACAAACGCTTACAACTGAAGCGGCCACGTCAGGGTTAAATACGATTAGTAACGTTAGTCAACCGCCAATTGAACAACCTGAAGAAAGTGAATCGCTCGTACCTGATGAATCGAATGAACCATCTGAGTCCGAAATGCCAGAGACATCACTTGAGGAAGCCTCTTCGCAAACAGAAGAGGCTGGGACAACTACCAATGAACCAGAAACGTCAACGGAAGAATCCACCAACACTCTTGGTGAAGAAACATCGACTGAAGCAACCACTGAAGATACCGAGTCAAGTAGTGAAACAGAAGAAGTTATAAGTTACCAAATTGAAAACCTTGCGGGAACGTATGTGACGATTCTTTCAACAAAATTAACTATTTTTGATGATTTAACGCAAGCTTTTGCTAATCAAGGTGGGCTAACCACAACGGAGTATTACCTTCAAACGTTACGCTTAACGCAACTTATCACTAACCAAGCTGGGGAAGAAGTATACTTAATAGCAGATCAGAATAATGATACTATCGGCTATGCACAAGCAGAAAGTTTGACCCAACGAGGAGCAGAAGGTGAAATGCTTGAGTTAGACAAACCTATCTATGTGAAGGTGACGAGTAAATCGTATCCATCTTACAAAGATTTTGCTTGGACTAAGTATTTTGAACCTGCACAATTAGCTAACAAGAAATTCGAAGTGAAAGAGTACTATAACCATTACAACACAAATATTTACTATGCATTATTTGATGGCCCAACATTCTATGGCTATATCAACAAAAACTCGACGACTAAAGTTGCTGAAAACGAAAAGCCACAAGGTGACTACATTAAGTTTGGTAAGTACGTAACAGTGTCAAAAAGTGGCTATAACACATGGCAAAACTTCTCATGGAAGCAAAAACATGCTAACAGTAAAGTAGCCAACAAAACGTATCTAGCTAAAGGTAAGTATACACATGCCAACGGCTCAACTTATTATTCACTATATGATAACAACGGTAAATGGCTAGGTTATATTAATGCTAAGGGAGCTAAAGTAGCTGACGGCAAGCAAGGAACGTATATTTCAGATGGTAGCTACGTGACAATTAGTAAGAAAAACTACGATATTTGGTCAAACTTTAGCTGGAAGAAAAAAGCTTCTAGCAATAGCTACCTGAATCAAATGTTTATTGCCAAAGGACGTTACGTTCATTTTAATGGTGCTACGTACTATTCACTATACTACCCAAATGGTAAATGGTTAGGTTACGTCAACTCCAATGCAACGTCTAAAGAAGTACCAAGAGCTTACCGTACGGCCCTAGATAAAGCTTATGAATACTTAGATTTTATTCCATTCTCAAAAGCTGGCTTGTACGACCAATTAATTTATGAAGAATACACAGCTGCCCAGGCTCAGTATGCGGTAGACCATGTTAAAGTTAATTGGAATGACCAAGCTTTGATGACCGCTTGGATGTATCTGGAAATTTTTGATTTCTCAGACCAAGAGCTTTATGATCAGTTGATTTATGAGGGTTTTACAGATAAGTAA
- a CDS encoding BspA family leucine-rich repeat surface protein: MKKKVLRNAAYVTIIGSLISNNVAGVTALAAEEMTKESTTSESQGELSTDLLPTVVDDDIQTTKQEEATEQSTTAEVSEAETSETEEVTNQTSEAMKEVTTTSEDKVTKAEISDDIIDTGVDGTAPWTMYKDGRFVMEAGELVSYETRGWDNYKDIITSIEFTGKLLLPVSCESLFADFPELAIFKGLENLDGQLVENVSGMFNNLPKLTELNLSNLKMNKLESTSYMFQDLKSLTSLDLSGWTNEKLTCLSTTFNELTNLTNLNLNNFNTSNVTDMSWAFSELSNIRELDLSSFDTSKVTNMSVMFSGMVNLVDLDISSFDTSNVTSMGNMFSQVSKLTTLDLQHFDTSNVTNMMYMFSGMASLESLNITKFNTSNVTDMSGMFYDVSTIKELSIANFDTSKVTTMHDMFSLMKSLTSLDVTNFDTSNVLSMNSMFSNLEQITELKVSNFDTSKVTNMAWMFSGLNNLKTLDLSNFNTSQVIDMSGMFFLSGLESINVSSFDTSNVMNMTVMFSECSENMKSLDVSNFNTSNVTDMSDMFSGLTGLESLDVSNFDTTNVTDMSQMFQSLEKVKKLDVSKFNTSNVTDMFGMFSFMSSLESLDISNFDTQHVNHMGAMFEGLAGVKSLNVSSFNTSNVTAMNEMFKDLSGLEVLDISNFDTSKTDQMSGMFQGMTNLKSLDLSNFDTSNSVDMSQMFSDLRNIESLDLSNFDTSNVTNMSSMFSSSTKLKSLDVSNFDTSKVENMSWMFSSLTIPTLDITNFDTSNVTDMMGMFGYMKTITSLDLSNFNTEKTENMMYLFSDMDELKELDLSNFNTTKVTDMTGMFQGSMNLEKLNISSFDTSSVQNMFGMFENVASLKSLDLSNFNTSNVTNMSSMFGGMNRLEELNITSFDTTQVTDFSAMFESTMALKKIDLSSFNTLVAETMNYFMLYSNVEELIVGDNMKFVTEYTEEFLPLWDDEGIPYAWYGQNTGKKFNTTEEFVAYGQTGLSADTYIRTEGEVVAEYYVYFETNSGSYIDSVIVKDGEKVAEPTAPTREGYKFEGWYSDEKLTTKYDFNTPVTSDLTLYAKWTKVDEPKPENKPQGDYISFGKYVTVNNDKGYNTWQNFSWKQKYENSKVANQTYLAKGMYKHQNGSTYYSLYDSKGTWMGYINAKGTKVADGAQGVYQSFGKYVTVNNNAGYNTWQNFAWKQKHANSKVANQTYLAKGQYKHANGSTYYSLYDSKGTWMGYINVKGTKLADGAQGVYQSFGKYVTVNNNAGYNTWQNFAWKQKHANSKVANQTYLAKGQYKHANGSTYYSLYDSKGTWMGYINAKGTKLADGAQGVYQAYGKKVTVKNDKGYNTWQNFSWKKKYDNSKLANKTYTAKGLYKHANGSTYYSLYDVKGTWMGYINAKGTK; the protein is encoded by the coding sequence ATGAAAAAGAAAGTATTGAGAAATGCGGCTTACGTTACAATAATCGGTAGTTTAATATCAAATAACGTGGCGGGCGTGACAGCTTTAGCAGCAGAAGAAATGACAAAAGAAAGTACCACCAGTGAATCGCAAGGGGAATTAAGCACTGATTTGTTGCCAACTGTTGTGGATGATGATATTCAAACAACTAAGCAAGAGGAAGCAACAGAACAATCAACAACTGCAGAAGTTTCCGAAGCAGAAACTTCAGAAACTGAAGAAGTAACAAATCAAACGTCAGAAGCAATGAAAGAAGTAACTACTACTTCAGAGGATAAAGTAACAAAAGCGGAAATTTCTGATGACATCATCGATACCGGTGTTGATGGAACTGCCCCATGGACTATGTATAAAGATGGTCGTTTTGTGATGGAAGCTGGGGAACTTGTATCGTATGAAACAAGAGGTTGGGATAACTATAAAGATATAATTACTTCGATTGAATTTACTGGTAAATTGTTACTTCCTGTATCGTGTGAATCTTTATTTGCTGATTTTCCAGAATTAGCAATCTTTAAAGGGTTAGAAAATTTAGATGGTCAACTAGTTGAAAATGTTTCAGGAATGTTTAACAACTTGCCTAAATTGACAGAATTAAATTTAAGTAATTTAAAGATGAATAAATTAGAGTCTACTAGCTACATGTTCCAGGATCTAAAAAGTTTGACTAGTTTAGATTTAAGCGGTTGGACAAATGAAAAATTGACTTGCTTATCTACAACATTTAACGAACTTACTAATTTAACGAACCTGAATTTGAATAACTTTAATACTTCGAATGTTACAGATATGTCATGGGCTTTCTCTGAATTATCAAACATAAGAGAGCTAGATTTATCAAGTTTTGACACTTCAAAAGTTACAAATATGTCAGTAATGTTCTCTGGGATGGTAAATTTAGTTGATTTGGATATTTCTAGTTTTGATACGTCGAATGTGACGAGTATGGGAAACATGTTCTCACAAGTTTCTAAATTGACTACTTTAGATTTACAGCATTTCGATACTTCGAATGTTACTAACATGATGTATATGTTTTCTGGGATGGCAAGTTTAGAATCATTAAACATTACTAAATTTAATACCTCGAATGTTACAGATATGTCAGGGATGTTCTATGATGTATCAACTATTAAAGAATTAAGTATCGCAAATTTTGATACATCAAAAGTCACAACAATGCACGACATGTTTTCTTTGATGAAGAGCTTGACTTCCTTAGATGTGACTAACTTTGATACGTCGAATGTTCTAAGTATGAATTCGATGTTTTCAAACTTAGAACAGATTACAGAATTGAAAGTTTCAAACTTTGATACGTCAAAAGTGACGAATATGGCTTGGATGTTTTCAGGGTTAAATAATTTAAAAACGTTGGATTTATCTAACTTTAATACTTCTCAGGTTATCGATATGTCAGGAATGTTTTTTTTGTCGGGCTTAGAATCAATTAATGTTTCTAGCTTTGATACGTCAAATGTTATGAATATGACAGTGATGTTTAGCGAATGCTCAGAAAACATGAAATCACTCGATGTTTCTAATTTTAATACCTCAAATGTAACGGATATGTCTGACATGTTTAGTGGTTTAACAGGCCTTGAATCACTCGATGTTTCCAACTTTGATACAACTAATGTTACCGACATGTCGCAAATGTTTCAATCATTAGAAAAGGTAAAAAAATTAGATGTTAGTAAATTTAATACCTCAAATGTAACCGATATGTTTGGGATGTTTAGCTTTATGTCTAGTTTAGAATCATTGGATATCTCTAATTTTGATACGCAGCATGTTAATCATATGGGGGCGATGTTTGAAGGCTTAGCAGGTGTCAAATCGTTAAATGTTTCCAGCTTTAATACCTCAAATGTAACGGCTATGAATGAAATGTTTAAAGATTTATCAGGTTTGGAAGTATTAGATATTTCAAATTTTGATACTAGTAAGACTGATCAAATGTCAGGAATGTTCCAAGGGATGACTAATTTAAAGTCATTGGATTTATCTAACTTTGATACTTCAAATTCAGTTGATATGTCGCAAATGTTTTCAGATTTAAGAAATATAGAATCATTAGATTTATCTAACTTTGACACTTCTAATGTAACGAATATGTCAAGTATGTTTAGTTCTTCGACAAAACTTAAATCGTTGGATGTTAGCAATTTTGATACATCTAAGGTAGAAAATATGTCTTGGATGTTTTCAAGTTTGACGATACCAACATTAGATATTACAAACTTTGATACGTCAAATGTGACAGATATGATGGGTATGTTTGGCTATATGAAGACTATTACAAGCTTAGATTTGTCTAATTTTAATACTGAAAAAACAGAAAATATGATGTATTTATTTAGTGATATGGATGAATTGAAGGAGCTGGATCTATCCAACTTTAATACCACTAAGGTTACTGATATGACAGGAATGTTCCAAGGGTCAATGAATCTGGAAAAATTAAATATTTCATCGTTCGACACAAGTTCAGTTCAAAATATGTTTGGGATGTTTGAAAATGTTGCAAGCTTAAAATCATTGGATTTATCCAACTTCAATACATCAAACGTAACGAATATGTCAAGTATGTTTGGTGGTATGAATAGACTTGAGGAACTTAATATTACAAGTTTTGACACCACACAAGTAACGGATTTTAGTGCAATGTTCGAAAGTACGATGGCATTGAAAAAAATAGATTTATCAAGCTTCAATACCTTGGTTGCGGAAACTATGAATTATTTTATGTTGTACTCTAATGTTGAAGAGTTAATAGTAGGGGATAACATGAAGTTTGTAACGGAATATACTGAAGAGTTTCTACCGTTGTGGGATGATGAAGGGATTCCTTACGCTTGGTATGGCCAAAACACTGGTAAAAAATTCAATACAACAGAAGAATTCGTAGCCTATGGTCAAACAGGCTTGTCAGCTGATACGTACATCCGTACTGAAGGTGAAGTGGTTGCGGAGTATTATGTTTATTTCGAAACAAATTCAGGCTCATATATCGATTCAGTAATAGTTAAAGACGGTGAAAAAGTAGCGGAACCAACAGCTCCAACCCGTGAAGGCTACAAATTTGAAGGTTGGTACAGCGATGAGAAATTAACGACTAAATATGATTTCAATACGCCAGTTACTAGTGATTTAACCCTTTACGCTAAGTGGACCAAAGTCGATGAACCAAAACCTGAAAATAAACCTCAAGGTGACTATATCAGTTTCGGTAAATACGTCACAGTCAACAATGACAAAGGTTACAATACATGGCAAAATTTCTCATGGAAACAAAAATATGAGAACTCAAAAGTAGCTAATCAAACATATTTAGCCAAAGGCATGTACAAACACCAAAACGGCTCAACTTATTACTCATTGTATGATTCAAAAGGTACGTGGATGGGTTACATCAATGCTAAAGGAACTAAAGTAGCTGACGGCGCACAAGGCGTGTACCAATCATTTGGCAAATACGTGACCGTCAACAACAACGCAGGTTACAATACATGGCAAAACTTCGCATGGAAACAAAAACATGCGAACAGCAAAGTAGCTAATCAAACTTATTTAGCTAAAGGTCAATACAAACACGCGAATGGCTCGACTTACTATTCATTGTATGATTCAAAAGGTACGTGGATGGGCTACATCAACGTAAAAGGTACTAAGTTAGCTGACGGAGCACAAGGTGTGTATCAATCATTCGGAAAATATGTGACAGTCAACAACAATGCTGGTTATAACACATGGCAAAACTTCGCATGGAAGCAAAAACATGCCAACTCAAAAGTAGCCAACCAAACTTATTTAGCTAAAGGTCAATACAAACACGCGAACGGCTCAACCTATTACTCATTATATGATTCAAAAGGAACCTGGATGGGTTACATCAACGCTAAAGGCACTAAGTTAGCGGATGGCGCACAAGGTGTCTACCAAGCTTACGGCAAAAAAGTAACCGTTAAAAACGACAAAGGTTACAACACATGGCAAAACTTCTCATGGAAGAAAAAATACGACAACAGTAAGTTAGCCAATAAAACCTACACGGCCAAAGGCTTATACAAACACGCGAATGGTTCAACCTACTATTCATTATATGACGTCAAAGGGACATGGATGGGTTACATCAACGCCAAAGGAACTAAATAA